The following are encoded together in the Bacillus sp. V2I10 genome:
- the essC gene encoding type VII secretion protein EssC, translating to MSILWVFHGESYQQFEVNEEAFRPISIGSEIQHTLTVRNFPFSEGALTVAKKEETDGFVIIQNDKPIGKAAVKEPFHLEDHSEQLTIFLTPAPEKVEAYYIGFQNEISFSATIKEAHIYKDKGTFPVLGKGSLTLLKTGSHWKVSPEGEKVYLNGRKIECLTQLQIGDILFWPFMTVRLIEDDLIQVLSIDEFHSTLPHTEKPRSEMSKKYPIYRRTPRMIYELPKDKISLTFPAQEGDDQSRSLWLIILPPLVMMIAMGIVALVAPRGIFIIVSMVMFVMTLITSTAQYFREKGNYKKRQERRLRVYTQYLENKRHELQEVAEKQRQVLSYHFPSFEQMKYMTRQISDRIWERTPESNDFLELRIGTGTVKSSYQISLSSNDMANREVDDLLEQSQQMEKVYREIGSVPISVNLSQGAMGLIGKEAIMKNELHQLIGQLAFSHSYHDVRFVFIFNEKEYKSWEWLKWLPHFQLPHAFAKGMIYNEQTRDQLLTSIYEMLRERDLEEKKENTRFAPHIIFVITNQQLISDHVILEYLEGEFSHLGISVIFAAEAKESLSDNIHTLVRYVNDQEGDILIQEKKAAAIPFKLDLHKHEGNESFARMLRTLDHQVGMTNSIPKSVSFLEMVNVKEVDDLPIEQNWQTRESAKSLAVPVGLKGKEDVVELNLHEKAHGPHGLLAGTTGSGKSEFLQTYILSLAVHFHPHEVAFLLIDYKGGGMAQPFKNMPHLLGTITNIEGSKNFSARALASIKSELKRRQRLFDQYQVNHINDYTSLYKRNQAEEPLPHLFLISDEFAELKSEEPDFIRELVSTARIGRSLGVHLILATQKPGGVIDDQIWSNARFRVALKVQDASDSKEILKNSDAASITITGRGYLQVGNNEVYELFQSAWSGAPYLEETSESEDEVAIVTDLGLQPLSNVSSSKQHKKDTESQIEVIVDKIEELQEKMGIRKLNSPWLPPLENRISRHQYASLQHEEIYLGLIDEPEKQSQTPYSYQLMDDGNIAIFGSSGYGKSHTVMLLLFGIAARLSPEEAHYYVIDYGNGTLLPLRQLPHTADYFQLDQELKIDKFMRIVKDEISRRKQLFQQQEVSSIKMYNSLSKNKLPLMYIAIDNFDLVKEEMQELETQLIQFARDGQSLGIYMIFTATRVQSVRQSLMNSMKTKILHYLMDTTETYMAIGKVPFAPEPIPGRAIIKKDQAYFSQIFLPADGEDDYELLDSIKEEIGMLKVKYKNDKLPRPVPMLPAELTMINFTQFTADAQKTGVIPIGLDEEHVQPVSVNLAKTKHCIILGQTQKGKTNVLKVILNTALLQPTESIGIFDSIDRGLASYASEEKIAYLDTKEQISSWLDRTEELLKDREQTYLTAIQQGVVNNLAFSPVMLVVDGYSRFQQSLDSMLQDRLTRFMKNYSHLGFNVIVSGNNNELTKGFDAFTSEIKQIRQALILMKKSEQTLYTLPYSRKESDIHPGFGYYVENGKETKIQIPLCVIERKIYT from the coding sequence ATGAGTATTTTATGGGTTTTTCACGGTGAATCCTATCAGCAATTTGAGGTGAACGAAGAAGCGTTTCGCCCGATTTCCATCGGTTCAGAGATTCAGCACACGCTGACAGTCAGGAATTTCCCTTTTTCTGAAGGAGCTTTGACCGTTGCAAAAAAAGAAGAAACAGATGGGTTTGTCATTATTCAGAATGACAAACCCATTGGAAAGGCTGCAGTAAAAGAGCCATTCCATCTTGAGGATCATTCAGAACAGCTGACGATTTTTTTAACGCCAGCGCCTGAAAAAGTAGAAGCCTACTATATTGGATTTCAAAACGAAATTTCTTTTTCAGCGACCATTAAAGAGGCTCACATTTATAAAGATAAGGGTACTTTTCCCGTTCTCGGAAAAGGCTCTCTCACCTTGTTAAAAACAGGAAGTCATTGGAAGGTTTCGCCTGAGGGTGAAAAGGTCTATTTGAATGGAAGGAAGATAGAGTGTCTCACGCAATTGCAAATTGGGGACATTCTCTTCTGGCCGTTTATGACGGTCCGGCTGATAGAAGACGATTTGATACAGGTTTTGAGCATAGATGAGTTTCATTCAACCCTGCCCCATACGGAAAAACCAAGATCTGAAATGAGCAAAAAATATCCGATCTACCGCCGCACGCCGCGGATGATCTATGAGCTTCCGAAAGATAAAATTTCGCTCACTTTCCCAGCGCAGGAAGGGGACGATCAATCACGGAGCCTGTGGCTGATTATTCTGCCGCCGCTTGTCATGATGATTGCGATGGGAATTGTAGCTCTTGTTGCTCCGCGGGGCATTTTTATCATCGTCTCCATGGTTATGTTTGTGATGACGCTGATCACGTCAACGGCGCAATATTTCAGAGAAAAAGGAAATTACAAGAAACGCCAAGAGCGCAGACTCCGCGTGTACACACAATATCTTGAAAACAAACGCCATGAGCTTCAGGAGGTGGCTGAAAAGCAGCGCCAGGTACTGTCTTACCATTTTCCTTCTTTTGAACAAATGAAGTATATGACGCGGCAAATATCAGACCGAATTTGGGAAAGAACGCCTGAAAGCAATGATTTTCTGGAGCTTCGAATCGGAACGGGCACCGTTAAATCAAGCTATCAAATTTCACTTAGCTCAAACGATATGGCGAACAGAGAAGTGGATGATCTGCTTGAACAGTCACAGCAAATGGAAAAGGTATACAGGGAAATTGGTTCAGTGCCAATCAGTGTGAACCTTTCCCAGGGTGCAATGGGACTGATCGGGAAAGAAGCAATCATGAAAAATGAACTTCATCAATTAATTGGACAGCTTGCATTTTCACACAGCTATCATGATGTCCGCTTTGTGTTTATTTTTAATGAAAAAGAATACAAGAGCTGGGAATGGCTGAAATGGCTACCGCATTTTCAGCTTCCGCACGCATTTGCAAAAGGCATGATTTATAACGAGCAAACAAGAGATCAGCTGCTTACTTCGATCTATGAAATGCTGCGTGAGCGTGATCTGGAAGAAAAGAAAGAAAACACAAGGTTTGCACCTCACATTATTTTTGTTATTACTAATCAGCAGCTTATCTCTGATCATGTGATTTTGGAATATTTAGAAGGCGAGTTTTCACATTTAGGCATTTCCGTTATTTTTGCTGCCGAAGCGAAAGAGAGCCTGTCTGATAACATCCACACGCTTGTGAGGTATGTCAACGATCAAGAAGGGGACATTCTCATTCAGGAGAAAAAAGCGGCTGCGATTCCTTTTAAGCTGGATTTACATAAGCATGAGGGAAATGAGTCGTTCGCCCGGATGCTTCGTACGCTTGATCACCAAGTGGGAATGACAAATTCGATTCCAAAAAGCGTTTCCTTTTTAGAGATGGTCAATGTAAAAGAAGTCGATGATCTCCCGATTGAGCAAAACTGGCAGACGCGGGAATCGGCAAAATCTCTTGCTGTTCCAGTAGGACTAAAGGGCAAGGAAGATGTAGTTGAATTAAACCTGCACGAAAAAGCGCATGGGCCACACGGTCTATTAGCGGGTACTACCGGTTCAGGTAAAAGTGAATTCCTTCAAACCTATATTCTGTCATTGGCTGTTCATTTCCACCCTCATGAGGTAGCTTTCCTGCTGATTGATTACAAGGGCGGCGGAATGGCGCAGCCGTTTAAAAATATGCCGCATTTGCTTGGCACGATCACAAACATTGAAGGCAGCAAAAACTTCAGTGCCCGTGCCCTTGCATCAATTAAAAGTGAATTAAAAAGGCGCCAGCGTCTGTTCGATCAGTATCAGGTCAATCACATTAATGATTATACAAGTCTTTATAAACGCAATCAGGCCGAAGAACCTCTGCCTCATTTATTTTTAATTTCCGATGAATTTGCGGAATTAAAAAGCGAAGAGCCTGATTTTATCAGGGAGCTTGTCAGCACAGCGCGCATCGGCCGAAGCTTAGGCGTGCATCTCATCCTGGCAACACAAAAGCCTGGAGGAGTCATCGATGACCAAATCTGGAGTAATGCCAGATTCAGAGTGGCCCTTAAGGTTCAGGATGCAAGCGACAGTAAAGAGATTTTGAAAAACTCAGATGCCGCCTCTATTACTATTACAGGACGAGGATACCTGCAGGTAGGCAATAATGAAGTTTACGAGCTGTTCCAATCAGCATGGAGCGGAGCGCCTTATCTAGAGGAAACATCAGAGTCCGAAGATGAGGTAGCGATCGTGACAGACCTTGGTCTGCAGCCGTTATCAAATGTCTCATCTTCTAAACAGCATAAAAAAGATACGGAATCACAGATTGAAGTGATCGTCGATAAAATTGAAGAATTGCAGGAAAAAATGGGTATTCGCAAGCTGAACAGTCCATGGCTCCCGCCGCTTGAAAACAGAATTTCGCGCCATCAATATGCTTCCCTGCAACATGAGGAAATTTATCTTGGTCTGATTGATGAGCCTGAAAAGCAAAGCCAGACCCCATACTCGTATCAGCTGATGGATGACGGCAACATCGCCATCTTCGGATCTTCCGGCTATGGGAAATCACATACTGTGATGCTTCTGCTTTTTGGCATCGCGGCAAGGCTCAGCCCTGAGGAAGCCCACTATTACGTCATAGATTACGGCAATGGGACATTGCTGCCGCTTAGACAGCTGCCGCATACAGCGGATTATTTCCAGCTCGATCAAGAGCTGAAAATTGATAAGTTTATGAGAATCGTAAAAGATGAGATTTCACGGAGGAAGCAATTGTTTCAGCAGCAAGAGGTCAGCAGCATCAAAATGTACAATTCATTAAGTAAAAACAAGCTCCCTCTTATGTATATTGCCATTGATAATTTTGATCTCGTGAAAGAGGAAATGCAGGAGCTTGAAACGCAGCTGATTCAGTTTGCGCGTGATGGCCAGTCTCTGGGCATCTATATGATTTTTACAGCCACAAGGGTACAGTCTGTCAGACAATCATTGATGAACAGTATGAAAACGAAAATCCTTCATTATCTTATGGATACGACTGAAACATACATGGCCATTGGAAAAGTCCCGTTTGCGCCTGAACCAATTCCGGGACGCGCCATTATCAAGAAGGATCAGGCATATTTCTCTCAAATTTTCCTGCCTGCTGATGGAGAGGATGATTATGAGCTGCTTGATTCCATTAAAGAAGAAATTGGAATGCTGAAGGTGAAGTACAAGAATGACAAGCTTCCTCGTCCTGTCCCAATGCTTCCTGCTGAACTGACCATGATCAACTTTACACAGTTCACTGCTGATGCTCAGAAAACAGGCGTGATTCCAATCGGACTTGATGAAGAGCATGTACAGCCTGTCAGCGTGAATCTGGCGAAAACAAAGCACTGCATCATACTCGGCCAGACTCAAAAAGGGAAGACAAATGTTCTTAAAGTCATCTTGAACACAGCCCTGCTTCAGCCGACCGAATCTATTGGTATATTTGATTCGATTGACCGCGGACTGGCAAGCTATGCTTCTGAAGAAAAGATTGCTTATCTTGACACGAAAGAACAAATATCATCGTGGCTTGATCGAACAGAAGAACTTCTTAAAGACAGAGAACAAACCTACCTTACAGCAATCCAGCAGGGTGTTGTAAATAATTTAGCTTTCTCGCCGGTTATGCTTGTCGTTGACGGCTATTCAAGATTCCAGCAATCTCTTGACAGTATGCTGCAAGACCGTTTGACACGATTTATGAAAAACTACAGCCACCTCGGCTTTAATGTCATTGTTTCAGGAAATAACAACGAGCTGACAAAAGGATTTGATGCGTTCACAAGTGAAATCAAACAAATCCGCCAGGCACTCATTTTAATGAAAAAATCAGAGCAAACCCTATATACCTTGCCTTACAGCCGGAAAGAAAGCGATATTCACCCAGGCTTCGGATACTATGTGGAAAATGGCAAAGAAACGAAAATACAAATTCCTCTTTGTGTCATTGAAAGGAAGATCTACACATGA
- the esaA gene encoding type VII secretion protein EsaA, translating into MTDQRKHTIKMIAAVLLILAVPALFFQFIGDNPLEIKEKATRNIAVVNEDIGTEKAEGENTEAEPVQFGKEVAAILDEDSQYDWTILSRSAAVNGLKNGQYDAVIYIPSNFSANILTYDEQQPSKAEFEYVVQNQLNAENRQRVLRALEDATGRVNKQMSSLYWSYVAQDMENVREEFDRILEKEIAFQNAMLNFYKPSSKDLAGELDQQKQMLEQLQTTLKQAEQETPEQKNTVEQFEKSLASFVEYVDEYQAYQEDQQQLLTLAQQESLTAIQGGTTEVDQVQNETQQAFNEQGSMLASRMTDIQQQLDQNQKTAENLGSVRLSQTERQARELETVHRNYVDMYIMKDNQDTLNRLEGELIPLRESLKQGSPGEEPGNGEEGPPEDGGGDAEPETPDENESPANMEEERANILAVSEQMKNLKTILETIPDPKPDQVTQAITELEDMAAQLAAIEESIKSKEDQNSWKGEYDKLLALYEKLTEDNAKLLEENQLLKDENSKLAEKIKQLTDNMNSGSAAIMEQEQTILNSLSPERKQRLESVFSGPIGNASMNDVLKYHTILSQYEAAAKRMNNSSDPAKDAVLADEMQKTKVAAILSINEEEQGAWDKLNQELPATEEEMKEVHASALVFIDEYSKELDAQQTAILEDLASMEESANSVLSQVQESENTASRMPLENSDGTTLVVNQQNISQELVMITDLMNSLGDRQETVVSSTDVLQKKVNEVQSEADLLNDKWATNVASTQLVRDDVFSILGNTFVDGQNNGYVYEHLANPLQISGEAPTAQAKAVPPVVILVIILISSLLIGFFSHYFKAAPLLVRGSMFGLLNLIVGLIISVFGLNIYTLTDERAIQWSIFTVLLLFAASTIVRVAFLLGNFTGWLASVGLVAFFISPLLALAAPNFTYEDPMSKVYISIQYDANNLFTQGVIVLIGIILVLTILPFVVNALKNTNEKANQEHAHEV; encoded by the coding sequence ATGACAGATCAAAGAAAACATACGATTAAAATGATAGCTGCGGTGCTGCTTATCTTAGCAGTGCCTGCTCTCTTCTTCCAATTCATCGGGGACAATCCGCTGGAAATAAAGGAGAAAGCTACAAGAAATATCGCTGTCGTTAATGAGGACATCGGAACAGAAAAAGCTGAAGGGGAAAATACAGAAGCTGAACCTGTTCAATTCGGAAAGGAAGTTGCAGCGATACTTGACGAGGATTCCCAGTACGACTGGACAATCTTAAGTAGAAGTGCCGCAGTTAACGGGCTGAAAAACGGGCAGTACGACGCTGTCATTTATATTCCTTCCAATTTTTCTGCCAACATTTTAACTTATGATGAACAGCAGCCTTCTAAAGCAGAATTTGAATATGTGGTCCAAAATCAGCTGAATGCTGAAAACAGACAAAGAGTGCTCCGCGCACTGGAAGACGCTACAGGCCGCGTAAATAAGCAAATGTCTTCGCTGTACTGGAGCTATGTCGCACAGGACATGGAGAATGTAAGAGAAGAGTTTGACCGCATTCTCGAAAAGGAAATTGCCTTTCAAAATGCCATGCTGAATTTTTATAAACCAAGCTCTAAAGATCTGGCTGGGGAATTAGATCAGCAAAAGCAAATGCTTGAGCAATTGCAAACGACACTAAAACAGGCTGAACAAGAAACGCCTGAACAAAAAAACACGGTCGAGCAATTTGAGAAAAGCCTTGCTTCATTCGTAGAGTATGTTGATGAATATCAGGCATATCAGGAAGATCAGCAGCAGCTTCTGACGTTAGCCCAGCAGGAAAGTTTAACGGCCATTCAGGGCGGAACAACGGAAGTGGATCAAGTACAGAATGAAACGCAGCAGGCATTTAACGAACAAGGAAGCATGCTTGCATCAAGAATGACTGACATTCAGCAGCAGCTTGATCAGAATCAAAAAACAGCAGAAAACCTTGGCAGTGTAAGGCTCAGCCAAACAGAACGCCAGGCAAGAGAGCTTGAGACTGTTCACCGTAATTATGTGGACATGTATATTATGAAGGATAACCAGGATACACTGAACCGTCTTGAAGGGGAGCTCATTCCTCTTAGGGAAAGCCTTAAGCAAGGAAGTCCCGGGGAGGAACCAGGTAACGGAGAAGAAGGGCCTCCTGAAGATGGTGGAGGGGACGCTGAACCAGAAACTCCCGACGAAAATGAAAGTCCTGCCAACATGGAAGAGGAGCGGGCTAACATTCTTGCTGTTTCAGAACAGATGAAAAATCTGAAGACAATTCTGGAAACCATTCCGGACCCAAAACCGGATCAAGTAACACAAGCGATAACTGAATTAGAGGATATGGCAGCCCAGCTTGCTGCAATCGAAGAATCGATTAAGTCAAAAGAAGATCAGAACTCATGGAAAGGTGAGTATGATAAATTACTTGCTCTTTATGAAAAGCTGACAGAAGACAATGCAAAACTATTAGAAGAAAATCAGCTTCTAAAAGATGAAAACAGCAAACTGGCAGAAAAGATCAAACAGCTGACAGATAATATGAACTCAGGTTCAGCTGCCATCATGGAACAAGAACAAACCATTCTTAACTCGCTCAGTCCTGAAAGAAAGCAAAGACTTGAGAGTGTGTTCAGCGGGCCTATCGGAAATGCATCAATGAACGATGTACTGAAATACCATACGATTTTGTCCCAGTATGAGGCAGCCGCCAAGCGTATGAATAACTCATCAGATCCGGCCAAAGATGCTGTCCTTGCAGATGAAATGCAAAAAACGAAAGTAGCTGCCATTCTATCAATCAATGAAGAAGAACAAGGCGCATGGGACAAGCTAAATCAGGAGCTGCCGGCTACTGAAGAAGAAATGAAAGAAGTCCATGCTTCCGCTCTTGTATTCATAGATGAATACAGCAAGGAGCTCGATGCTCAGCAGACAGCTATATTAGAGGATCTTGCTTCTATGGAAGAGAGCGCAAATAGCGTACTCAGCCAAGTTCAGGAATCAGAAAATACAGCTTCTAGAATGCCGCTTGAAAATTCGGACGGTACAACACTTGTTGTCAATCAGCAAAATATCAGTCAGGAATTGGTTATGATTACAGATTTGATGAACTCGCTTGGGGACAGACAGGAGACGGTTGTAAGCAGTACGGATGTCCTCCAGAAAAAAGTGAATGAAGTTCAATCTGAAGCGGATCTATTAAATGATAAATGGGCAACGAATGTAGCTTCAACACAGCTTGTCAGAGATGACGTTTTCAGTATTCTCGGCAATACGTTTGTAGATGGACAGAACAACGGCTATGTTTATGAGCATCTTGCCAATCCGCTGCAAATAAGCGGGGAAGCACCGACTGCTCAGGCAAAAGCGGTTCCGCCGGTCGTTATTCTTGTTATCATCCTAATCAGCAGCTTGCTGATCGGATTCTTCAGTCATTATTTTAAAGCAGCACCGTTATTAGTAAGAGGCTCTATGTTTGGCCTTTTAAACTTAATTGTGGGGCTCATCATAAGCGTATTCGGTTTAAATATATACACACTTACAGATGAACGTGCTATTCAATGGTCAATCTTTACAGTCCTCCTGTTATTTGCAGCATCAACAATTGTACGGGTAGCGTTCTTGCTCGGCAATTTTACAGGCTGGCTTGCAAGTGTAGGTCTTGTTGCGTTCTTTATCAGTCCTTTGCTTGCATTAGCAGCGCCTAACTTCACGTATGAAGATCCGATGTCTAAGGTATACATCTCGATCCAATATGACGCAAATAACTTATTTACTCAGGGAGTGATTGTGCTGATCGGCATCATCCTTGTTCTGACCATCCTGCCGTTTGTTGTGAATGCTCTTAAAAACACAAACGAAAAGGCTAATCAGGAACATGCCCATGAAGTGTAA
- the essA gene encoding type VII secretion protein EssA has translation MKCKTGILLTLVLVIFSLTSGVAVKAETEANLEELDPNIYEEKELKENTDYLHEESLYEKRNSIPEEQKDLTFEKPSRDEKDDLQEQLFTNYTKEKNTIKSKAEQMDLFSGTAEPSMSMTATENKDTSQNSGLMMTYILLIAIGVILMIGLLIPKMTQSKKTE, from the coding sequence ATGAAGTGTAAAACAGGCATTTTGCTAACCCTAGTTCTGGTTATCTTTAGTTTGACCAGCGGGGTTGCAGTAAAAGCAGAGACAGAAGCAAACCTTGAGGAACTCGATCCTAATATCTATGAGGAAAAAGAACTTAAGGAAAACACGGATTACCTGCATGAAGAATCACTTTATGAAAAAAGAAACTCAATACCGGAGGAGCAAAAAGATCTAACCTTTGAAAAGCCATCAAGGGATGAAAAGGATGATCTGCAGGAACAGCTCTTCACAAATTACACGAAAGAGAAAAACACAATTAAATCCAAAGCTGAACAAATGGATTTATTCTCCGGCACTGCAGAACCATCGATGAGTATGACCGCAACGGAAAATAAAGATACTAGCCAAAATTCCGGCTTAATGATGACGTATATTCTCCTGATTGCCATTGGCGTCATCCTAATGATTGGGCTTTTGATTCCAAAGATGACACAAAGCAAAAAAACAGAATAA
- a CDS encoding pseudouridine synthase, with protein sequence MRINKYISETGCCSRRETDRLIADCRITINGVTCEAGDTVTEGDIVLIDGSPIPPKAMPVYLALNKPVGITCTAAKDVKGNIIEFMDFPKRIFPVGRLDKASEGLLLLTNDGAIVNKIMRYEHGHEKEYLVKVDKPFDDDFILGMSGGVEILGVTTKPCTVERISDCEFRIILTQGLNRQIRRMCKVFGHRVVRLERKRIMNLSVEGLSSGEWRELTVYEIEELMSRLA encoded by the coding sequence ATGAGAATAAATAAATATATAAGTGAAACAGGCTGCTGCTCAAGGCGTGAAACCGATCGTCTTATTGCTGATTGCCGGATAACCATTAATGGTGTCACGTGTGAGGCCGGCGACACGGTTACTGAGGGGGATATCGTATTGATTGACGGCAGTCCGATCCCGCCTAAAGCCATGCCCGTCTATCTGGCTTTAAATAAACCAGTGGGTATTACGTGTACAGCAGCAAAAGATGTAAAGGGGAATATTATCGAATTTATGGATTTTCCCAAACGGATCTTTCCTGTTGGCCGGCTGGATAAAGCGTCAGAAGGGTTACTTTTGCTCACAAATGATGGTGCAATCGTAAACAAAATCATGCGTTATGAACATGGCCATGAAAAAGAATATCTCGTCAAGGTAGATAAGCCATTTGACGATGACTTTATTCTTGGAATGTCAGGCGGAGTAGAAATACTCGGCGTGACAACTAAACCATGTACAGTGGAGAGGATCAGCGATTGCGAATTCCGCATCATTCTTACTCAAGGACTTAATCGTCAAATTCGCAGAATGTGCAAAGTATTTGGTCATAGGGTAGTGAGGCTTGAAAGAAAGAGGATCATGAATCTGTCTGTAGAAGGCTTAAGCAGCGGGGAGTGGCGCGAATTGACTGTATATGAGATTGAAGAGCTGATGAGCAGGCTTGCTTAA
- a CDS encoding CHY zinc finger protein, whose translation MTVKGVALDANTRCRHYATDKDIIAIKFKCCETYYACFECHGELADHNPEVWDKAERDMPAVLCGSCRHVMTIQEYIDSGNTCPKCGSAFNPGCQTHYHLYFGS comes from the coding sequence ATGACCGTTAAAGGAGTAGCTCTTGATGCAAATACAAGATGTCGTCACTATGCGACTGACAAAGATATTATTGCGATCAAATTTAAATGCTGTGAAACCTACTATGCATGTTTTGAATGTCATGGGGAGCTTGCAGATCACAATCCGGAGGTATGGGATAAAGCTGAACGGGACATGCCTGCCGTGCTTTGCGGCTCTTGCCGTCATGTGATGACGATACAAGAATATATTGATAGCGGCAATACGTGTCCCAAGTGCGGGTCTGCCTTTAATCCGGGCTGTCAAACACATTACCACTTGTACTTTGGTTCTTAA
- a CDS encoding GlsB/YeaQ/YmgE family stress response membrane protein produces MGFILYLIVGGLIGWLAGVILGKNVPGGIIGNIIAGIIGAWIGGELLGTFGPTLADIAIIPALLGAIIFVFLLSLVLRSMRKRT; encoded by the coding sequence ATGGGCTTTATTTTATATCTTATCGTTGGCGGTTTAATCGGATGGTTAGCAGGAGTTATTTTAGGTAAAAACGTACCTGGAGGAATTATAGGAAACATCATTGCCGGTATCATCGGTGCATGGATCGGCGGAGAACTTCTTGGCACATTTGGACCAACTTTAGCAGACATCGCCATTATCCCTGCATTGCTTGGAGCTATCATCTTTGTTTTCTTATTAAGCCTTGTATTGCGTTCAATGCGCAAAAGAACATAA